From the Salvelinus alpinus chromosome 12, SLU_Salpinus.1, whole genome shotgun sequence genome, the window TTGTTTGATTGTTTGTTGCTGGCGTTAACTTGGCTCGATGATTATTCATGTCAGAGAAGGACTGTGGTGACCCCAGGAAGATACCACATTTGACATATGAGTTTGAGGAAGGCACGCTTTTTGGTGCATCAGCAAGAGCAATCTGTGATAAAGGGTGAGTATGCTTCATTATGTATCTAATGTATCATCAGAGTATGTTAGCATTATTTTGCCAAAAGATTCAATGCCAGACCCACCACCTCCAATAATGTATATATAAACTAGATGGCTGCTAAGGGGtgctgtgttgaagccaccgtgcctccatcttggcactcccccaccgCTGTAAGACATATTTTGGAAGCTCTAGAAATTAATTTATTAAAGATGAACTGAAACATTTTAGTAAGTTAAGGCAATTTTGATAACCAAATGTGATAAAGAAGCATGTGCCTACCCTTAAAACTGCGGataaactgttttaaaatcacaattggcctcatggtgaaatccctgagctgtttccttcctctccagtgaCTAAGTTAGGAAGGGTGCCTGTATTTTTgttgtgactgtgtgtattgatacacaattCAAAGTTTTACTAATCTACCAATAGGAGCCCTTCTTTgtggtctttgttgttgaatctgtgcttgaaattcactgctcaactgagggaccttacagacaattgtatgtgtggggtagtcatttaaaaatcatgttaaacactgttattatgtgacttgtttagcACATTTTtagtcctgaacttatttaggcttgccataacaaaagggttgcaTGCTTATTgtctcaagacatttcaacttttaattcatttacaaacatttctaaaaacataattccaacttgacattatggggtattgtgtgtagatcagtgacacaaaatcaaaaTGTGATAAATTAAATTCAGGCAGTAGCACAACAAAaattggaaaaggtcaaggggtgtgaatagtttctgaaggcactgtactgtagaattgcattcattcctatggagaactgctcctactggggagtgcaAATATGGCCGACCGTAGGCTTCAAAACCTCTCAATAGCCAATAGATGGCAtaagcaatccagggtttatatacatcattgaccACCTCTCAcatgctctctccccctcttctagTTATCAACTTATGGGTCCAAGTTACAGGCAGTGTTATGCCATAGGTTGGAGTGGAAGACCAAGATGTAAAGGTAAATCTCCCATATTTGCCATTGACACACTTGGACATCTATGCATGACTCCCTGTCAAAGCATAACTCCCTGTCAAAGCATGACtccttgtcaaaataaaggttaaataaaatgaaaataaGGCATTGAACTTGTTTGAATAAAGACCACAAATATAATGCACCCATGTATGTGTCTTCCTCAGTGGTAACTTGTGATAAACCTCCTGAGATAATGAATGGCACGATCACAGAGAAGCCTGGTGAAGAGTTACCAGAGTATGGTGGTGTCATACAGTACTCCTGTAATGAAGGTTACACCCTCATTGGAAACAAATCAATTGAGTGCAATGAAGATGGTGAATACAACTCATTACCTCCTGAATGTAAAGGTATGGATTCCATTTATGTTTGATCAATTATCTGCCAACTGTTATGGGTTATATGCTTTACAGAGGATACATTATAAACAGTTGAAGTTAATCAATTTGTTGTAGATCCACCTTCACCCTACATCTAGACACTGCAGGCATGCGTCAGACTATGATAAGGAACATTGTCATTGATCTTCCTTCTGTAAATCCCTGTCAGTGTCATATGTAACAGTGGTGTACACTTGAAGGTGCAATACTGAATAACCATTGTACATTTCTATTTCATAGATGTCAATGACATTCCTTTGAAACCAACAGCAACTAtttcaataacaacaacaacaacaacaactgttccaCCCACAATACGAGGTAGAGGAAATCCAAGTAAATCTATCCCAGTGTAATCAAGGGCTTGATTATTAGTTTAATTTGAAATTTGCAGTTTCAGGGAGTAACAGTGGTGTACACTTATTTAAAATGAAAGCACTGCATGAAGGTGCAATACTGAATAACCATTGTACATTTCTATTTCATAGATGTCAATGACATTCCTTTGAAACCAACAGCAACTATTtcaattacaacaacaacaacaacaactgttccaCCCACAATACGAGGTAGAGGAAATCCAAGTAAATCTATCCCAGTGTAATCAAGGGCTTGATTATTAGTTTAATTTGAAATTTGCAGTTTCAGGGAGTAACAGTGGTGTACACTTATTTAAAATGAAAGCACTGCATGAAGGTGCAATACTGAATAACCATTGTACATTTCTATTTCATAGATGTCAATGACATTCCTTTGAAACCAACAGCAACTATTtcaattacaacaacaacaacaacaactgttccaCCCACAATACGAGGTAGAGGAAATCCAAGTAAATCTATCCCAGTGTAATCAAGGGCTTGATTATTAGTTTAATTTGAAATTTGCAGTTTCAGGGAGTAACAGTGGTGTACACTTATTTAAAATGAAAGCACTGCATGAAGGTGCAATACTGAATAACCATTGTACATTTCTATTTCATAGATGTCAATGACATTCCTTTGAAACCAACAGCAACTATTtcaattacaacaacaacaacaacaactgttccaCCCACAATACGAGGTAGAGGAAATCCAAGTAAATCTATCCCAGTGTAATCAAGGGCTTGATTATTAGTTTAATTTGAAATTTGCAGTTTCAGGGAGGAATAATGGCGTTGGGGAACATGACACCAATGCAGCTACTGGTGAGTTAAGTTGATTCAAGTGATTATTATTAGATTATTATTTTGTAGTATATTTTTCTAGCTCATATTTGAACAAATAATACTGAATCTCTCTTTCAGGGAATGCAGCAGTTGTGATAAGTGTGATCAGCACTGTCATAGGTAAGAATTCCATCATTTGAAACAATCACAAGTGAGAGGGGGGATATTTGTTTCTAATACACTTTTTGATGAAGTAGCTGTTGAGTTCAAAGATATGTTCTAACTAAACTGGATACTTTGTTTTATACTGTACTGGGGAAACATTCCCTTCTGTAGCCCATCAGGAATTTCCTCCACATTACTTGATTTGTTACACGAGTAAGCCTAGTTAAACTGCCTACTTTCAAATGTTACCATGTTTATCAGATTTGTGTTACACTTTCTCTTCACCATTTAAAGATCATACAGTGGACTCATGATTGATACCTTATCTTTTGCAGTTGCACTTATCATTGTGCTGTTCAAACTGTATCATTGTTATAAGAGGAAAGGGTGAGAACCTACATTTAAAACTGTATCTTTCTAGAAAATAGTCCATGATTAAGCACGATTTCACCTACAACTAAATCACAGATTATATTTTCCTCTTACTAACTATACTGTATGTGCATTAACCACGGCTTCTGGCAACTGACTTACACCGTCATTAAATCAACAAATTATTTGGATAAACAAGCTATACGGTTGGCCAATTAATTGACCTAAACAATATTTGTTAACAAAACTTTATTTACATAACCCATCAACTAACATTCAGTCTGGCCATGGGCATttatactgtatttatgtattcCCTACAGTATCTGTGATTTGCATGATCAAACTTTTTGCTGGAAACTTCTCCAACTTGCTCCTGTACATGCGATGGTTACTTTTCCATGTTTTTGCCAATCCGCTAAAGCTTTAAAAATGTTTCCTGCTGTGTGTTGAAAAATCAAAGAAGTAAGGAAATCCTTTGCAAAGGCACTCTCGGACAGATATATTGGCTTTGAAAAAGATAATAGAGTA encodes:
- the LOC139535667 gene encoding complement decay-accelerating factor-like isoform X4, translating into MFYSNPWTKCLICLIFITSGNAECPKPQVEGNVVLTNDALLMNDFPEGEEATFECANGYLKEQGSERITCTSGKWSTLKLTCKKKDCGDPRKIPHLTYEFEEGTLFGASARAICDKGYQLMGPSYRQCYAIGWSGRPRCKVVTCDKPPEIMNGTITEKPGEELPEYGGVIQYSCNEGYTLIGNKSIECNEDGEYNSLPPECKDVNDIPLKPTATISITTTTTTTVPPTIRDVNDIPLKPTATISITTTTTTTVPPTIRDVNDIPLKPTATISITTTTTTTVPPTIRDVNDIPLKPTATISITTTTTTTVPPTIRGRNNGVGEHDTNAATGNAAVVISVISTVIARTRWEKTQVEQRNHYNLKITKLNAYPRARTAPIC
- the LOC139535667 gene encoding complement decay-accelerating factor-like isoform X7; its protein translation is MFYSNPWTKCLICLIFITSGNAECPKPQVEGNVVLTNDALLMNDFPEGEEATFECANGYLKEQGSERITCTSGKWSTLKLTCKKKDCGDPRKIPHLTYEFEEGTLFGASARAICDKGYQLMGPSYRQCYAIGWSGRPRCKVVTCDKPPEIMNGTITEKPGEELPEYGGVIQYSCNEGYTLIGNKSIECNEDGEYNSLPPECKDVNDIPLKPTATISITTTTTTTVPPTIRDVNDIPLKPTATISITTTTTTTVPPTIRDVNDIPLKPTATISITTTTTTTVPPTIRDVNDIPLKPTATISITTTTTTTVPPTIRGRNNGVGEHDTNAATGNAAVVISVISTVIGLGLHLSASLHL
- the LOC139535667 gene encoding complement decay-accelerating factor-like isoform X5 yields the protein MFYSNPWTKCLICLIFITSGNAECPKPQVEGNVVLTNDALLMNDFPEGEEATFECANGYLKEQGSERITCTSGKWSTLKLTCKKKDCGDPRKIPHLTYEFEEGTLFGASARAICDKGYQLMGPSYRQCYAIGWSGRPRCKVVTCDKPPEIMNGTITEKPGEELPEYGGVIQYSCNEGYTLIGNKSIECNEDGEYNSLPPECKDVNDIPLKPTATISITTTTTTTVPPTIRDVNDIPLKPTATISITTTTTTTVPPTIRDVNDIPLKPTATISITTTTTTTVPPTIRDVNDIPLKPTATISITTTTTTTVPPTIRVSGRNNGVGEHDTNAATGNAAVVISVISTVIVALIIVLFKLYHCYKRKGARTAPIC
- the LOC139535667 gene encoding complement decay-accelerating factor-like isoform X1, whose translation is MFYSNPWTKCLICLIFITSGNAECPKPQVEGNVVLTNDALLMNDFPEGEEATFECANGYLKEQGSERITCTSGKWSTLKLTCKKKDCGDPRKIPHLTYEFEEGTLFGASARAICDKGYQLMGPSYRQCYAIGWSGRPRCKVVTCDKPPEIMNGTITEKPGEELPEYGGVIQYSCNEGYTLIGNKSIECNEDGEYNSLPPECKDVNDIPLKPTATISITTTTTTTVPPTIRDVNDIPLKPTATISITTTTTTTVPPTIRDVNDIPLKPTATISITTTTTTTVPPTIRDVNDIPLKPTATISITTTTTTTVPPTIRVSGRNNGVGEHDTNAATGNAAVVISVISTVIVALIIVLFKLYHCYKRKGSYQMGEDPSRTEESLQFKNN
- the LOC139535667 gene encoding complement decay-accelerating factor-like isoform X2, yielding MFYSNPWTKCLICLIFITSGNAECPKPQVEGNVVLTNDALLMNDFPEGEEATFECANGYLKEQGSERITCTSGKWSTLKLTCKKKDCGDPRKIPHLTYEFEEGTLFGASARAICDKGYQLMGPSYRQCYAIGWSGRPRCKVVTCDKPPEIMNGTITEKPGEELPEYGGVIQYSCNEGYTLIGNKSIECNEDGEYNSLPPECKDVNDIPLKPTATISITTTTTTTVPPTIRDVNDIPLKPTATISITTTTTTTVPPTIRDVNDIPLKPTATISITTTTTTTVPPTIRDVNDIPLKPTATISITTTTTTTVPPTIRGRNNGVGEHDTNAATGNAAVVISVISTVIVALIIVLFKLYHCYKRKGSYQMGEDPSRTEESLQFKNN
- the LOC139535667 gene encoding complement decay-accelerating factor-like isoform X3, which encodes MFYSNPWTKCLICLIFITSGNAECPKPQVEGNVVLTNDALLMNDFPEGEEATFECANGYLKEQGSERITCTSGKWSTLKLTCKKKDCGDPRKIPHLTYEFEEGTLFGASARAICDKGYQLMGPSYRQCYAIGWSGRPRCKVVTCDKPPEIMNGTITEKPGEELPEYGGVIQYSCNEGYTLIGNKSIECNEDGEYNSLPPECKDVNDIPLKPTATISITTTTTTTVPPTIRDVNDIPLKPTATISITTTTTTTVPPTIRDVNDIPLKPTATISITTTTTTTVPPTIRDVNDIPLKPTATISITTTTTTTVPPTIRVSGRNNGVGEHDTNAATGNAAVVISVISTVIARTRWEKTQVEQRNHYNLKITKLNAYPRARTAPIC
- the LOC139535667 gene encoding complement decay-accelerating factor-like isoform X6, translating into MFYSNPWTKCLICLIFITSGNAECPKPQVEGNVVLTNDALLMNDFPEGEEATFECANGYLKEQGSERITCTSGKWSTLKLTCKKKDCGDPRKIPHLTYEFEEGTLFGASARAICDKGYQLMGPSYRQCYAIGWSGRPRCKVVTCDKPPEIMNGTITEKPGEELPEYGGVIQYSCNEGYTLIGNKSIECNEDGEYNSLPPECKDVNDIPLKPTATISITTTTTTTVPPTIRDVNDIPLKPTATISITTTTTTTVPPTIRDVNDIPLKPTATISITTTTTTTVPPTIRDVNDIPLKPTATISITTTTTTTVPPTIRVSGRNNGVGEHDTNAATGNAAVVISVISTVIGLGLHLSASLHL